Proteins co-encoded in one Scylla paramamosain isolate STU-SP2022 chromosome 43, ASM3559412v1, whole genome shotgun sequence genomic window:
- the LOC135093690 gene encoding LOW QUALITY PROTEIN: probable peptidoglycan muropeptide transporter SLC46 (The sequence of the model RefSeq protein was modified relative to this genomic sequence to represent the inferred CDS: deleted 2 bases in 1 codon), with amino-acid sequence MASGAPQATSPWRRMLACLGTISVEPVMLLDGLGYSNMVVLVENLQMDKVCQVNLNYSREVCDNLTHHRHVKEAMTKEVSVFAMYNGIIMAVIPLFFILFIGAWSDKYGRKVPLVLSTIGHSLYALGYLVVSMVDAWPVEYLLFVALLDSLGGGTVSFLTAANSYISDVTSEETRTSRVGLANSIWFLGGPIGTLMGTYIYKAGGYPVLFGTSLAMYIVSLTYMALFLPESHGPFANVQKLEKVLPPKQSLRLRESVAWVYGIDKKKKDLMNTKSIVKRAKTITISKMVRDFFDPRRFLDSIRSTLKKREGNVRLYILLLIFCNLLRRLGRGAYMYQFTRTVLDWQADDYGLWVTYKNLLAALGSLAAVPLLSAVLKVSDNVLALVGAFSSVFDYVFYGLVTTETYFFIWLAPVAALLVNSCAIAIRPCFPKYVAPDELGKVSAVLGALDGVMPMISFPLYTVVYYSTIEIFPGAQFFFGGSANLLMALIFILIMVSDRSANYNVEDAMPPPPEGPVKEKSLVIRKDSRWLYDEDTDTSTTKIRLATILLSSLNFSIEVPMIEQSLGKPLETIQEEPEEEDEESRQQHSNNVNSTEEQVSESYDNVAYVNDSKP; translated from the exons ATGGCGTCAGGCGCCCCGCAGGCCACGTCGCCGTGGCGGCGGATGCTGGCGTGCCTGGGCACTATCTCGGTGGAGCCCGTGATGCTGTTGGACGGCCTGGGCTACTCCAacatggtggtgctggtggagaaCCTGCAGATGGACAAGGTGTGCCAGGTGAACCTCAACTACAGCAGGGAGGTGTGTGACAACCTGACCCACCACCGTCATGTGAAGGAGGCCATGACGAAGGAGGTGAGCGTGTTCGCCATGTACAACGGCATCATCATGGCCGTCATCCCGCTCTTCTTCATCCTGTTCATCGGCGCGTGGAGCGACAAGTATGGCCGCAAGGTGCCCCTCGTGCTGTCCACCATCGGCCACAGCCTGTACGCTCTCGGCTACCTAGTGGTGTCCATGGTGGACGCCTGGCCCGTAGAGTACCTGCTGTTCGTGGCGCTGCTGGACTCCCTCGGGGGCGGCACCGTCAGCTTCCTGACGGCGGCCAACTCGTACATCAGCGACGTGACCTCCGAGGAGACCCGCACGTCCCGCGTGGGCCTCGCCAACAGCATCTGGTTTCTGGGCGGCCCCATCGGCACCCTCATGGGCACGTACATCTACAAGGCGGGCGGCTACCCGGTGCTGTTCGGCACGTCCCTTGCCATGTACATCGTGTCCTTGACGTACATGGCGCTGTTCCTGCCAGAGAGCCACGGACCCTTCGCCAACGTGCAGAAGCTGGAGAAGGTGCTGCCGCCCAAGCAGTCCCTGCGGCTGCGAGAGAGCGTGGCCTGGGTGTACGGCatcgacaagaagaagaaggacctgATGAATACCAAGAGCATCGTGAAGCGCGCCAAGACCATCACCATCTCCAAGATGGTGCGGGACTTCTTCGACCCGCGCAGGTTCCTGGACAGCATCAGAAGCACGCTCAAAAAACGCGAGGGGAACGTGCGCCTCTATATCTTGCTGCTCATCTTCTGCAATCTGCTGCGGCGCCTGGGACGAG GCGCCTACATGTACCAGTTCACCCGCACTGTCCTGGACTGGCAAGCGGACGACTACGGACTCTGGGTCACCTACAAGAACCTGCTGGCGGCGCTAG GTTCCCTCGCCGCCGTGCCCCTGCTGAGTGCCGTCCTAAAGGTGTCTGATAATGTGCTGGCTCTGGTCGGCGCCTTCTCCTCAGTGTTTGATTACGTTTTCTATGGCCTGGTGACTACAGAGACCTACTTCTTCATCTGGCTAG CTCCGGTCGCCGCCCTGCTTGTCAACTCCTGCGCCATCGCCATCCGC CCATGCTTTCCCAAATACGTGGCTCCCGATGAGTTGG GCAAGGTGTCGGCAGTGTTGGGAGCGCTGGACGGAGTGATGCCAATGATCAGCTTCCCGCTCTACACTGTCGTCTACTACTCCACCATCGAGATCTTCCCTGGGGCACAGTTCTTCTTCGGAGGATCAGCGAACCTCCTCATGGCTTTAATCTTTAT CCTCATCATGGTGTCGGACCGCAGCGCCAACTACAATGTGGAGGATGCAATGCCACCGCCGCCCGAGGGACCCGTCAAGGAGAAGAGCCTGGTGATCCGCAAGGACTCCCGGTGGCTGTACGACGAAGACACtgacaccagcaccaccaagaTCCGCCTGGCCACTATCCTGCTCTCCAGCCTCAACTTCTCCATTGAGGTGCCCATGATAGAGCAGTCCTTAGGCAAACCCCTCGAGACAATCCAGGAggagccagaggaggaggacgaggaaagtaGGCAGCAGCACTCCAATAATGTGAATTCAACTGAAGAGCAGGTTTCGGAATCTTACGACAATGTGGCGTACGTTAATGATAGTAAACCGTAG